From Oreochromis aureus strain Israel breed Guangdong linkage group 4, ZZ_aureus, whole genome shotgun sequence, a single genomic window includes:
- the zgc:161969 gene encoding uncharacterized protein zgc:161969 produces MDADHQETSGETKSAINTWRYRHHFTYKADQGKNIIVQCNLCLPRVNLLSTSKTSTSNLKKHLDRTHLGCEARPDAKRGRKKEEYNGEESRHCQLKKLKAEIISKCLTQAKIDDLIFNFIVEDCQSFYVLEQPGFRKLIAGLTEGLKSMDRVTLFTKVDHGFSKMREEVMSKLSSIQYVCTTADIWTAHNRSFFGMTCHWIDMDSLERKSAALAFARLQGRITYDTIAGRIHDVHVAYNIESKVQTTVTDNGSPFISVFREFALDTQESDDDIGFYENVSTVLEGEPEQDMLLFLPTVQRCASHTLEQIVTDDFWQAVSQGPMCQLHYSAMAKVFAIWSKCHHLQVGMDAAEEIGKMALVVPTVIRWNVEYCAVQKIVSLTERELTELCARLEVPRFQPEEMAFLKEYVTVFHPLAFALELFQAEQKCYLGLVIPTVLSLKNKLNEQKDAAKYFGDAVNAIVMAIDVRFQELFGSTEAKIATATTPQFRLWWMAASEREEMCALLASEASQMDPCTVTEANTSRNLSTIESEDDFFSYGSVKPAVQIQQRGVLEEIRKYVEGTGKSLECLQDFPRVKQLFLKYNTTLPSTAPVQRLFSQKGNLVTSQRNFLTDDYFERIQLLRYNSNLCSLVSE; encoded by the exons ATGGATGCGGATCACCAAGAAACCAGCGGCGAGACCAAATCGGCCATTAATACTTGGCGTTATCGACACCATTTCACGTACAAGGCAGATCAAGGGAAAAATATCATCGTCCAGTGTAATCTGTGCTTGCCGAGGGTTAATCTGCTGTCCACGTCAAAAACCTCCACTTCAAATCTAAAGAAACATTTAGAC AGAACACACTTAGGCTGTGAAGCCAGGCCTGATGCCAAGAGAGGACGGAAAAAAGAGGAATACAACGGCGAGGAAAGCAGACACTGCCAGCTCAAAAAGCTCAAAGCGGAAATCATCTCCAAATGCCTGACCCAGGCAAAGATCGATGATCTGATCTTCAACTTCATTGTGGAGGACTGCCAGTCGTTTTATGTGCTGGAGCAGCCTGGCTTCAGGAAGCTGATTGCCGGTTTAACTGAAGGGCTCAAATCCATGGACAGGGTGACCCTGTTTACTAAGGTGGACCACGGTTTCTCCAAGATGAGGGAAGAGGTGATGTCTAAGCTCAGCAGCATCCAGTACGTGTGCACCACAGCAGACATCTGGACAGCCCACAACAGGAGCTTCTTTGGGATGACCTGTCACTGGATCGATATGGATTCTTTGGAGAGGAAATCCGCCGCCCTGGCATTTGCACGGCTGCAGGGCAGGATCACGTACGACACCATCGCCGGGCGCATACACGATGTCCACGTGGCCTACAATATTGAGAGTAAAGTTCAGACGACAGTCACAGATAACGGCAGCCCCTTCATCAGTGTCTTCAGGGAGTTCGCACTAGACACCCAAGAAAGTGACGACGACATCGGTTTCTACGAGAACGTGAGCACCGTGCTCGAGGGTGAGCCGGAGCAGGACATGCTGCTGTTTCTGCCCACCGTGCAGCGCTGCGCATCACACACCCTGGAGCAGATCGTCACTGATGACTTCTGGCAGGCTGTGTCACAGGGGCCCATGTGCCAGCTACATTACAGTGCCATGGCTAAAGTGTTTGCCATATGGAGCAAATGCCACCATCTCCAGGTCGGGATGGACGCGGCAGAGGAGATAGGAAAGATGGCGCTCGTCGTCCCGACCGTTATACGCTGGAATGTGGAGTACTGTGCCGTGCAGAAGATCGTCTCTCTCACTGAGCGGGAGCTGACGGAGCTCTGCGCTCGCCTCGAGGTCCCACGCTTCCAGCCGGAGGAGATGGCCTTCTTGAAGGAATATGTGACTGTGTTTCACCCGCTCGCATTTGCACTTGAACTTTTCCAGGCGGAGCAGAAATGCTACCTGGGCCTGGTCATCCCAACCGTACTCAGTCTGAAGAACaagctaaatgagcagaaggatGCTGCAAAGTACTTCGGCGATGCCGTCAATGCTATTGTGATGGCCATCGATGTGCGGTTCCAGGAGCTGTTCGGCAGCACCGAAGCGAAGATTGCAACCGCGACAACTCCTCAGTTTCGCTTGTGGTGGATGGCGGCCTCCGAGAGGGAGGAGATGTGCGCCCTGCTGGCCTCGGAGGCGTCCCAGATGGATCCCTGCACCGTAACTGAGGCGAACACCAGCCGCAACCTGTCCACCATTGAATCCGAGGATGACTTCTTTAGCTACGGCTCAGTGAAACCGGCCGTCCAGATCCAGCAGCGGGGGGTGTTGGAGGAGATTCGCAAGTATGTAGAAGGAACGGGGAAGAGCCTCGAGTGCCTGCAGGACTTCCCAAGAGTGAAGCAGCTCTTCCTAAAATACAACACCACCCTGCCGTCCACGGCCCCCGTCCAGCGTCTCTTCAGCCAGAAGGGCAACCTGGTGACGTCACAGAGAAACTTTCTGACTGACGACTATTTCGAGCGCATTCAGCTTTTGAGATACAACAGCAACCTGTGCTCTCTGGTCAGCGAGTAA
- the LOC116312667 gene encoding voltage-dependent calcium channel gamma-4 subunit-like — MAWCDRGVQTLLATVGAFAAFSLMTIAIGTDYWLYSRAYICNGTNATTDETQPQPKSKKGDLTHSGLWRICCIEGINQGSCYRINHFPDDNDYDTDSSEYLLRVVRASSVFPILSTILLMLGGLCVGVGRVYNKTNNVLLSAGILFVAAGLSNIIGIIVYISSNAGDPNDKRDDDKKYTYSYGWSFYFGALSFIVAETVAVLAINIYIEKNKEVRWKARREFIRSLSSSSPYSRIPSFRYRRRTSHASSHSTEASRENSPVVGLKGAASSSGALDELSMYALARDSVTENTYSPEHEAAAEFLQVHNCFPNDLKDGVNRRTTPV; from the exons ATGGCTTGGTGTGACCGCGGGGTTCAAACGCTGTTGGCCACTGTGGGGGCTTTCGCTGCCTTTAGCCTGATGACCATCGCCATCGGCACGGACTACTGGCTCTATTCGCGGGCATACATCTGCAACGGCACTAATGCCACCACAGACGAGACTCAGCCACAACCCAAAAGTAAGAAGGGCGATCTCACCCACTCTGGGCTGTGGAGAATCTGCTGTATCGAGG GCATTAATCAAGGCAGCTGTTACAGAATCAACCATTTCCCTGATGACAACGACTATGACACAGACAGTTCGGAGTATCTGCTAC GTGTAGTTCGCGCCTCCAGTGTGTTCCCCATCCTCAGTACCATCCTGTTGATGCTCGGCGGGCTGTGTGTTGGGGTGGGCCGAGTCTACAACAAGACAAACAATGTGCTCCTAAGCGCTGGCATTCTCTTCGTAGCTGCAG GTCTGAGCAACATCATTGGCATCATCGTCTACATCTCAAGCAATGCAGGAGATCCCAATGACAAACGTGATGATGACAAGAAGTACACTTACTCCTACGGCTGGTCCTTCTACTTTGGCGCCCTCTCCTTCATTGTAGCCGAAACTGTGGCCGTCCTCGCCATCAACATCTACATCGAGAAAAACAAGGAGGTTCGCTGGAAGGCGCGGCGTGAGTTTATCCGTTCACTCTCCTCCTCTTCGCCGTACTCAAGGATTCCGAGCTTTCGCTACCGCCGGAGGACGTCGCACGCCAGCTCTCATTCTACGGAGGCTTCCCGGGAGAACTCGCCTGTTGTTGGTCTGAAGGGGGCGGCATCTTCCAGTGGGGCCCTGGATGAGTTGTCCATGTACGCCCTGGCAAGAGACAGCGTGACAGAGAACACGTACAGCCCTGAACATGAGGCTGCTGCTGAGTTCCTCCAGGTCCATAACTGTTTCCCCAATGATTTAAAGGATGGGGTGAATCGCAGGACCACACCAGTGTGA